In Francisella salimarina, the following proteins share a genomic window:
- a CDS encoding TolC family protein: MIKNKFISFTLITATLLTSSCSFFNPKYERPEVKSPALWNSQDKNIEVTKNWNLTKIAWWREFHDPVLNNLITTALKDNNKLQVSIGNILQANAEINKANYGWLPTASVGGGGFVAQAFDINSNSSIPQLNNVGTQTAGGSLVGIIPSYTVNIARQFKLGEISRLSKKMQVNLKNTTRLSIISQVSAAYFSLITAQEQLKLQTRMVNQLELLFHYAQNQHKLGATSPMLEEIIRQQLEAQKGKVAMIENDIVHFQNTLKILMGRNPGKIVTSRTLDDINANVKVPVNMPSQVLENRPDVGIAEYKLETANANIGLARSQFFPSIDLTGTFGNATLALGELATMNAWAWAAEAVAAVPIFNLSILADSDKAKAQFYQAYYDYINTLQKAFQDVDDTLSERSANEKNYKKQTISLKSTETQESIFAKKYSSGAISKAQYTGITLNVLYQQMQVNQAKLKSLISIVNLYQALGAGYNVDNYKDPHYNNPAFDK; the protein is encoded by the coding sequence ATGATAAAAAATAAATTTATTTCATTTACATTAATTACAGCAACATTATTAACCTCTAGCTGTAGTTTTTTTAATCCCAAATATGAAAGACCTGAGGTTAAATCTCCTGCTCTTTGGAATAGCCAAGATAAAAATATTGAAGTAACAAAAAACTGGAATCTTACAAAAATTGCATGGTGGAGAGAATTTCACGACCCTGTATTAAATAATCTTATAACTACAGCATTAAAAGATAACAACAAGTTACAAGTTTCTATAGGGAATATTCTCCAAGCTAACGCTGAAATAAATAAGGCTAATTATGGTTGGTTACCCACGGCAAGTGTTGGTGGTGGCGGATTTGTAGCTCAAGCCTTTGATATCAACTCAAACTCAAGTATCCCTCAACTCAACAATGTTGGCACTCAAACTGCTGGTGGTTCTTTAGTAGGTATCATCCCCAGCTATACAGTAAATATTGCTAGACAGTTTAAGCTAGGAGAAATCTCTAGATTAAGCAAGAAAATGCAGGTCAACCTTAAAAATACTACAAGACTATCAATTATAAGTCAGGTCAGTGCTGCTTATTTCTCACTAATCACTGCTCAAGAGCAACTAAAATTACAAACTAGAATGGTAAATCAATTAGAGCTACTCTTTCACTATGCCCAAAACCAGCACAAACTTGGAGCTACTTCCCCAATGCTTGAGGAAATAATAAGACAACAGCTTGAAGCTCAAAAAGGGAAAGTAGCTATGATCGAAAATGATATAGTCCATTTCCAAAACACTCTCAAAATTTTGATGGGTAGAAATCCGGGTAAAATTGTGACTTCAAGAACCCTTGATGACATAAATGCAAATGTAAAGGTTCCTGTTAATATGCCCTCTCAAGTACTAGAAAATAGACCTGATGTGGGTATTGCAGAATACAAACTTGAAACAGCTAATGCTAATATTGGTTTAGCTAGATCTCAATTTTTCCCAAGCATTGATTTAACAGGTACTTTCGGAAACGCCACTTTAGCACTTGGTGAGCTAGCTACAATGAATGCATGGGCATGGGCTGCTGAAGCTGTAGCTGCTGTACCAATATTTAACTTGAGCATCCTAGCTGATAGTGACAAAGCAAAAGCTCAGTTCTATCAAGCGTACTATGATTATATAAATACTCTACAGAAGGCATTCCAAGATGTTGACGATACCCTGTCTGAAAGATCTGCAAATGAAAAAAATTATAAAAAACAAACAATCTCTCTAAAATCAACTGAAACGCAAGAGAGTATATTTGCTAAAAAATATAGTTCAGGTGCTATTAGTAAAGCTCAATATACAGGTATCACGCTTAATGTTCTGTATCAGCAAATGCAAGTAAATCAAGCTAAACTAAAATCTTTAATAAGCATCGTTAACCTATATCAAGCTCTAGGTGCTGGCTATAATGTAGACAACTATAAAGATCCTCATTATAACAACCCTGCTTTTGATAAATAG
- a CDS encoding HlyD family secretion protein: MSEEKKLDNQTSKEEQNPNTKKESKFSTKKIAIGLSIITATAFGIYGYYKYNKVFPNTDNAYVKADVINISPKVGGYIEKVYVQNNQYVHKGDKLVQIDPKDYQLQVANANTKIIQAKGQLAVAQEQVSVAKSNLTKAQSSLDTATSMADRYIKLYKEDAGSLQDAQKYINQKIQAEKAKDEAYSSLKQALVQVEIAKAQVSAAKVGYDNANLNLSYTTLFAPDDGYVSNLKIYKGQLVSTGQPLFGFIDNRTWWIDANFKETDLDRIKPGQPVKIELDMYSHTYTGKVNSISYATGSVFSLLPPENATGNWVKVTQRFPVKIVLKNDPKYPLRVGASATVKVDTL, from the coding sequence ATGTCAGAAGAAAAGAAACTTGATAATCAAACATCAAAAGAAGAGCAAAACCCTAACACTAAAAAAGAGTCTAAATTTTCAACTAAGAAAATAGCTATTGGATTAAGTATAATCACAGCAACAGCTTTTGGTATCTATGGATATTATAAATATAATAAAGTTTTTCCAAATACTGATAATGCTTATGTAAAAGCTGATGTTATTAATATTTCTCCAAAGGTTGGAGGATATATTGAAAAGGTGTATGTACAAAATAATCAGTATGTACATAAAGGCGACAAGCTAGTGCAAATAGATCCAAAAGATTATCAACTACAAGTCGCTAATGCTAATACAAAAATCATACAAGCCAAAGGCCAGTTAGCTGTAGCTCAAGAACAAGTTAGTGTTGCAAAATCAAACCTTACTAAAGCCCAATCATCTCTGGATACAGCTACAAGTATGGCTGATAGATATATAAAACTCTATAAAGAAGATGCCGGTTCTTTACAAGATGCTCAAAAATACATAAACCAGAAAATACAGGCCGAAAAAGCTAAAGATGAAGCATACTCATCTCTTAAACAAGCTCTTGTACAAGTAGAAATAGCTAAAGCTCAAGTTAGTGCTGCAAAAGTTGGTTATGATAACGCAAACTTAAATCTCAGCTACACAACTCTTTTCGCTCCAGATGATGGTTATGTTTCTAACCTAAAAATATACAAAGGACAGCTAGTTTCAACAGGGCAACCTTTATTTGGTTTTATCGATAACAGAACATGGTGGATAGATGCTAACTTTAAAGAGACTGATCTTGATAGAATCAAACCTGGTCAGCCAGTAAAAATTGAACTAGATATGTATAGTCATACATACACTGGTAAAGTAAATAGTATAAGTTATGCAACAGGTTCGGTATTTTCACTACTGCCTCCTGAAAATGCCACTGGTAACTGGGTTAAAGTTACACAACGCTTTCCTGTCAAAATAGTGCTTAAAAATGATCCTAAATATCCATTAAGGGTTGGTGCAAGTGCAACAGTAAAAGTAGATACTTTGTAG
- a CDS encoding MDR family MFS transporter, with protein sequence MQTDNTANTGFWSQKRTIVALAISLLALAEIVDLTIVAVAIPQIMGAIGANVETIADVTTVYIVTAAIFILLSGLIIEKYGIKRVALVSSVIFGISSIMCGLSTSLAEMIVFRAFQGMGGAFLPSVAQTYISTNFRNEEYNKMMTVYSMVIVMGPIIGPVLGGAICENMSWEWIFYVNVPLCVVAFIIIFFMMEATKIKKIKIDYISFGFMALGVGCLELFIDNGNTNGWFSSIEMIILLSISIVSLGFFIWRGLIYSSVVKFRIFKNFNFILACFLCFMFVLLFSAAMAYLPTMLQQVYGYPVDLAGYITAPRGVAAIFGAVITQNFLVKKLGVRTTISLGMLTFGASCLMQASFSPTASEFDIVLTTAIQGLGMMMFFVPFMSVLVVGVADEDMGDMSGSFNFFRNFGSSVGTAFVATFISRNQQTTYQELSQNISYMNDSFQNWTSTLPITNNTEAMAMAKQQVLHQSSLLSYVNSFYVVGILSLLLAIVPFLLKEPPKDAAVPAMH encoded by the coding sequence ATGCAGACTGATAATACAGCAAACACCGGCTTCTGGAGTCAGAAAAGAACAATAGTTGCACTAGCAATAAGCTTGTTAGCATTAGCTGAAATTGTTGACTTAACAATTGTAGCTGTTGCCATACCTCAAATCATGGGAGCAATCGGTGCAAACGTTGAAACTATTGCTGATGTTACTACAGTATATATTGTTACTGCAGCAATCTTTATATTATTATCAGGGTTAATCATAGAGAAATATGGCATAAAGCGTGTAGCTTTAGTTTCATCTGTAATTTTCGGAATTTCATCAATCATGTGTGGGCTATCAACATCTCTAGCTGAAATGATTGTATTTAGAGCTTTTCAGGGTATGGGAGGAGCATTTCTACCATCAGTAGCACAGACATATATCTCTACAAACTTCAGAAATGAAGAATACAACAAAATGATGACTGTATACAGTATGGTTATCGTTATGGGACCTATCATAGGGCCTGTTCTTGGTGGAGCTATTTGTGAAAATATGTCTTGGGAATGGATCTTCTATGTAAACGTTCCTTTATGTGTCGTAGCTTTTATAATTATTTTCTTTATGATGGAAGCCACAAAAATCAAAAAAATCAAAATTGACTACATTAGCTTTGGATTTATGGCTCTTGGTGTCGGATGCCTAGAACTTTTCATAGATAATGGAAATACCAATGGTTGGTTCTCTTCTATAGAGATGATTATACTTTTAAGCATATCGATTGTTTCATTAGGATTTTTTATCTGGAGAGGTTTAATATACTCTTCTGTTGTAAAATTCAGAATATTTAAGAATTTCAATTTTATTTTAGCATGCTTTTTATGCTTTATGTTTGTGCTATTATTTTCTGCTGCTATGGCGTACTTACCAACAATGCTACAACAAGTATATGGCTACCCAGTTGATTTAGCTGGTTACATAACAGCTCCTAGAGGAGTTGCCGCAATTTTTGGTGCTGTAATCACACAAAACTTTTTAGTGAAAAAACTGGGAGTTAGGACAACGATAAGCTTAGGAATGCTTACATTCGGAGCCTCTTGTCTAATGCAAGCAAGTTTCTCACCCACAGCTAGTGAATTTGATATAGTCTTAACTACTGCTATTCAAGGACTAGGCATGATGATGTTTTTCGTTCCATTCATGAGTGTGCTTGTCGTTGGAGTAGCTGATGAAGATATGGGCGATATGTCAGGATCATTCAACTTTTTCAGGAACTTTGGTAGTTCGGTAGGTACTGCTTTTGTAGCAACTTTTATATCAAGAAACCAACAAACGACATATCAAGAACTATCACAGAATATTTCATATATGAACGATAGTTTTCAAAATTGGACAAGCACATTACCAATAACCAATAATACCGAAGCGATGGCCATGGCAAAGCAACAAGTGTTACATCAAAGTAGCTTATTGAGTTATGTCAATTCTTTTTATGTTGTAGGTATTCTTAGCTTATTACTAGCTATTGTACCATTTTTGCTAAAAGAACCTCCTAAAGACGCTGCTGTTCCAGCAATGCATTAA
- a CDS encoding AraC family transcriptional regulator yields MLKIGQNIIDEEISNYSQWLDGPSIIAIKGGNTSDSENRISNQETDWHEHSRGKIFCIESGLVHVSTPDGSWVLPSNRAGWIPPSTSHKIRISGLVTGWVIFILPSMCEEMPKSSRVIPMSEVLRALALRATEWNKKQKLKVDQEYITKIICNEISSAPEEALHLPMPKTERALKVANAIIDNPSIATSLEQWASFGAMSARTLRRIFLSETGLSFSRWRQQAQLARGLDMLARDISVTEVADSLGYASPSNFIAMFRKAFGKTPKQYFSKEN; encoded by the coding sequence ATATTGAAAATTGGCCAAAATATTATTGATGAAGAAATATCAAATTATAGTCAATGGCTTGATGGGCCGTCAATAATTGCTATAAAGGGTGGCAATACTTCTGATAGTGAAAATAGAATAAGTAATCAAGAAACTGACTGGCATGAACATTCTCGAGGTAAAATATTTTGTATTGAATCTGGACTAGTACACGTAAGTACGCCTGATGGGTCATGGGTGCTCCCATCTAATAGGGCAGGTTGGATTCCACCTAGTACATCTCATAAAATTCGTATAAGTGGATTAGTAACTGGCTGGGTTATTTTTATACTACCTAGTATGTGTGAGGAAATGCCGAAAAGCTCTAGGGTTATTCCAATGAGTGAAGTACTTAGAGCACTTGCACTTAGAGCTACAGAATGGAATAAAAAACAAAAGTTAAAAGTAGATCAAGAATATATTACAAAGATTATTTGCAATGAAATTAGCTCTGCGCCGGAAGAGGCTCTTCACCTACCGATGCCAAAGACTGAAAGGGCTTTAAAAGTTGCTAATGCAATTATTGATAATCCATCAATAGCAACAAGTTTAGAGCAGTGGGCTTCATTTGGAGCAATGTCAGCTAGAACGTTAAGAAGAATCTTTTTATCTGAAACAGGTCTTAGTTTTTCACGTTGGCGCCAACAAGCTCAGCTAGCACGTGGATTAGATATGTTAGCTAGAGATATATCAGTTACTGAAGTTGCAGATTCACTTGGTTATGCATCACCTAGTAATTTTATAGCTATGTTTCGTAAGGCTTTTGGAAAAACACCAAAGCAATACTTTTCTAAAGAAAATTAA
- a CDS encoding long-chain-fatty-acid--CoA ligase: MSTFSSKTWISNYPEYAPANIQENQFTILDMYEKSIMQFPYRDAVSCHDVNLSFSKLDDLATRVASFLQNDLKIEKGDRVAIVLPNCLQFTVCLFACIKIGAVFVNTNPLYKADELESIFNNCDIKAAIVMDMFAHHIQKAKLNINSLENIIVTNIADLYPFPKKQIIGFVSKNLIKDKPKYNKKIFIPFTKAIKANKKLYKKPDIDKEDILCLQYSSGTTGKPKGAILTHNNLASNIQQVWAWVKHDMDMSDQVIITALPLYHIFSLSANLLCFFFAGAKNVLIPNARDIKDLIKTMSKNEFTIFNGLNTLYMAMLEHPDFEKINKTRYQYSLSGGMPISRKIYLHWLDKTGVELKEGYGMTEMSPAIALNKFNESEDDYFGTCGYPIPGTELSIRDIETNQEIDECYKEGEIWLKGPQKCHGFWNDKQNNELYFTADAWLKTGDIGYIDKKGRLTISDRIKNMIIVSGFNVYPREIEICILKLDYIKEVAVTGVNSKVSGERAIAFISLEKGSKATEDDIIKHCKEKLASYKIPKSCIFVETLPKNNTGKIDIKKLKKDFL; this comes from the coding sequence ATGAGTACTTTTTCTAGCAAGACTTGGATATCGAATTATCCAGAGTATGCACCAGCAAATATCCAAGAAAATCAATTTACAATCCTTGATATGTATGAAAAGTCGATTATGCAATTTCCATATAGAGACGCAGTTTCATGTCATGATGTAAATTTATCATTCTCCAAGCTCGATGACTTAGCTACCAGAGTAGCAAGTTTCTTACAAAATGACTTAAAGATTGAAAAGGGAGATAGAGTAGCTATTGTACTACCTAATTGCTTGCAATTTACAGTTTGTTTATTCGCTTGTATCAAAATTGGTGCTGTTTTTGTAAATACTAATCCACTTTACAAAGCTGATGAGCTCGAATCAATTTTTAATAATTGTGATATTAAAGCAGCTATTGTCATGGATATGTTTGCGCACCACATTCAAAAAGCTAAGCTAAATATTAATTCATTAGAAAATATAATTGTTACAAATATTGCTGATTTATACCCATTCCCTAAAAAACAAATTATTGGCTTCGTATCAAAAAACTTAATAAAAGATAAACCAAAGTATAACAAAAAAATCTTTATCCCATTTACTAAAGCTATTAAGGCTAATAAAAAACTATATAAAAAACCAGATATAGATAAAGAAGATATACTATGCTTACAATACTCAAGTGGCACTACTGGTAAGCCTAAGGGAGCAATATTAACTCACAATAATCTTGCCTCCAATATTCAACAAGTATGGGCTTGGGTAAAACATGATATGGACATGTCCGATCAAGTTATAATAACAGCTTTACCTCTCTATCATATATTCTCTTTGAGTGCGAATTTATTGTGTTTTTTCTTTGCTGGAGCTAAGAATGTTTTGATTCCTAATGCTAGAGACATAAAAGATTTGATTAAAACCATGTCAAAAAATGAGTTTACTATTTTTAATGGCCTAAATACTCTTTATATGGCTATGCTAGAACATCCTGACTTTGAAAAAATAAATAAGACAAGATATCAGTATTCACTAAGTGGAGGCATGCCTATTTCTCGTAAGATATACTTGCACTGGCTAGATAAAACTGGTGTAGAACTCAAAGAGGGATATGGAATGACAGAAATGTCTCCAGCTATAGCCCTAAATAAGTTTAATGAATCAGAAGATGATTACTTTGGCACATGCGGCTATCCTATCCCAGGCACAGAACTTAGCATCAGAGATATTGAGACAAATCAAGAAATAGATGAATGCTACAAAGAAGGAGAAATCTGGCTTAAAGGACCTCAAAAATGTCATGGTTTCTGGAATGATAAACAGAATAATGAACTATATTTTACAGCTGATGCTTGGTTAAAAACGGGTGATATTGGCTATATAGATAAAAAAGGTCGCCTAACCATATCAGATAGAATAAAAAACATGATTATTGTATCTGGATTTAATGTTTATCCTCGTGAAATTGAAATATGCATTCTAAAACTAGATTACATAAAAGAAGTTGCCGTAACAGGTGTTAACTCTAAAGTTTCTGGAGAAAGAGCAATCGCTTTTATATCTTTAGAAAAAGGTTCTAAGGCAACGGAAGATGATATTATAAAGCACTGTAAGGAAAAATTAGCTAGCTATAAAATCCCTAAATCATGTATTTTTGTCGAGACTTTACCAAAAAACAACACAGGTAAAATAGATATCAAAAAACTAAAAAAAGACTTTTTATAA
- a CDS encoding oligopeptide:H+ symporter → MDKNYHTLSRPFWIVWAIEFWERFGFYGFQAIIALYFTQQLHLSELETIYLMGSFFAFTYGFIWVGGIIGDKVLGTKRTILIGAVILCLSYLSFIFANEKSIYYIFAGIIVGNSLFKANPSSLISKMFDKGDGRLNSAMTLYYLAINMGGLLCMALTPIISQAYGYTEAFIICGVGLLIGILGFIMFFKHLEDLGSEPGKKPLNITHAAYVIIGSIISIIFIANILPNTGLCITITAIVVIVATIYFLEVAIKLNPYERNRMLVALVLIIEAIFFYALYFQMPTTLTFFALHNVDLSIFGWHVPAAQYQFLNPLWLMLLSPILAILYKKSKMTHATKFSIGIALMFVSYAILYCTKYFATNGIISGYWLILTYASSSLGELLISGLGLAMVAELCPAAISGFVMGFWFLATMVASYLASYIGSFIALPLFDNNITSQQSLDTYTSVFGYVAICILIVTIIMVILTPLLNRYIKKIDVTDDHRADAPSVVIKQK, encoded by the coding sequence ATGGATAAAAATTATCATACCTTATCTCGTCCTTTTTGGATAGTTTGGGCAATTGAGTTCTGGGAAAGATTTGGTTTCTACGGTTTTCAGGCGATTATCGCATTATATTTCACCCAACAGTTACATCTTAGCGAATTAGAAACTATTTACCTAATGGGGTCTTTTTTTGCTTTTACATATGGATTTATATGGGTTGGTGGCATTATTGGTGATAAAGTTCTTGGAACAAAACGTACAATACTTATTGGGGCGGTGATCCTTTGTTTATCTTACCTAAGCTTCATTTTTGCTAATGAAAAATCAATATACTACATATTTGCAGGTATTATTGTTGGTAACTCTCTATTTAAAGCGAACCCTTCTTCTTTAATATCAAAAATGTTTGATAAGGGTGATGGTCGTTTAAATAGTGCTATGACACTTTACTACCTTGCTATCAATATGGGTGGTCTTTTGTGTATGGCCTTAACCCCTATAATATCTCAGGCCTATGGATACACAGAAGCTTTTATAATTTGTGGTGTTGGTTTGCTTATAGGCATACTAGGTTTTATTATGTTCTTCAAACATCTTGAAGACTTAGGATCAGAGCCAGGTAAAAAACCTCTAAACATTACTCATGCAGCATATGTAATAATTGGAAGCATCATATCTATAATTTTCATAGCAAATATTCTTCCGAACACTGGATTATGTATCACAATAACAGCTATTGTTGTTATTGTTGCTACTATTTATTTTTTAGAAGTAGCGATAAAACTCAATCCATACGAAAGAAATAGAATGTTAGTTGCATTAGTACTAATTATTGAAGCAATATTCTTCTATGCATTGTACTTCCAGATGCCAACAACTCTAACATTTTTTGCACTACACAATGTTGACCTATCTATATTTGGATGGCATGTACCAGCCGCACAATACCAGTTCTTAAACCCTCTTTGGTTGATGCTACTGTCTCCGATTCTTGCTATTTTATATAAGAAAAGCAAAATGACTCATGCAACTAAATTCAGTATTGGTATAGCTCTTATGTTTGTTTCCTATGCTATCCTTTATTGCACAAAATATTTTGCTACAAATGGGATTATTTCAGGATACTGGCTAATTCTAACTTATGCCTCCTCATCTCTTGGAGAACTATTAATATCTGGTCTAGGATTAGCTATGGTTGCAGAACTATGTCCTGCAGCGATATCAGGCTTTGTTATGGGATTCTGGTTCCTTGCAACAATGGTAGCTTCTTATTTAGCTTCATATATCGGATCATTTATAGCTTTACCTCTATTTGATAACAATATCACTAGTCAACAAAGCTTAGATACTTATACATCTGTATTTGGATATGTTGCTATATGTATATTAATAGTTACTATTATAATGGTTATTTTAACACCTCTACTTAATAGATATATTAAAAAAATAGATGTAACTGACGATCATAGAGCAGATGCTCCTAGCGTTGTAATTAAACAAAAATAA
- a CDS encoding 16S rRNA (uracil(1498)-N(3))-methyltransferase — protein MRTIRGFFAEISTKTMHISITGEYYNYFKNVLRLKKSDSVELFNNSDGLQYKTKIIDITNKNIALQVLEKKEIHNENDYITNIYQAIVKNENFDLIVQKATELGIDNIYPIITEFTNHKFDKKGFDKKLDRWNKIAIAAAEQCGRVFVPKIHHPTELKTIQLPDNYINLTLCPYSDTPKNFESIVKDNDKFNIFIGPEGGFSSKEMDFFKIKNFNTINLGKRILKAETAPINILSIINFIK, from the coding sequence ATGAGAACTATTCGAGGCTTTTTTGCAGAAATTTCAACAAAAACAATGCATATCTCAATCACTGGTGAATATTACAACTATTTCAAAAATGTATTAAGACTCAAAAAATCAGATTCTGTAGAGTTATTTAATAATAGTGATGGCTTGCAATACAAAACAAAAATCATTGATATAACTAATAAAAATATAGCATTACAAGTATTAGAAAAAAAAGAAATCCATAATGAAAATGACTACATTACCAATATCTATCAAGCTATTGTCAAAAATGAAAACTTTGATCTTATTGTACAAAAAGCTACTGAACTCGGTATAGATAATATTTATCCGATTATCACAGAGTTTACAAACCACAAATTTGATAAGAAAGGTTTTGATAAAAAGTTAGATCGTTGGAACAAAATAGCTATAGCTGCAGCAGAACAATGCGGTAGAGTCTTTGTACCCAAAATACACCACCCTACTGAACTTAAGACTATACAACTACCAGATAATTATATTAATTTGACTCTTTGCCCATATTCAGATACCCCTAAAAACTTTGAGAGCATTGTCAAAGACAACGATAAATTTAATATTTTCATAGGTCCTGAGGGCGGTTTCAGTAGTAAAGAAATGGATTTTTTTAAGATTAAGAATTTCAATACTATAAATTTAGGTAAAAGAATACTCAAAGCAGAGACTGCCCCAATAAATATTCTTTCAATAATCAACTTCATCAAATAG
- a CDS encoding DUF445 domain-containing protein: protein MGIFNKSFVTNIVAVILAVAGWYFAEQHIKNIGFYALSGALTNWIAIYMLFEKIPFLYGSGIIPNKFESFKKAIKKMIMEQFFSQDNLSKFLSNNDIKKYIADNIAAKIDYNKIFDSFVDMLMSSKYGSMIDMFLGGKDALEGLREPFINKLDAKIINLLDEIDIDTNKISQKASEKIEKLIDSRLDELTPLMVKEIIQRIIREHLGWLVVWGGVFGGIIGLVASFIA, encoded by the coding sequence ATGGGTATTTTTAATAAAAGTTTTGTTACTAATATTGTTGCTGTGATATTGGCAGTAGCAGGGTGGTACTTTGCTGAGCAGCATATTAAGAATATAGGCTTTTATGCTTTGTCAGGAGCATTAACTAATTGGATAGCGATATATATGCTTTTTGAAAAAATACCGTTTCTATACGGCTCAGGAATAATTCCCAATAAGTTTGAAAGCTTTAAAAAAGCCATAAAAAAGATGATTATGGAGCAATTTTTCTCTCAAGATAATTTGAGTAAATTTCTTAGTAATAATGATATAAAAAAGTATATTGCAGATAATATAGCCGCAAAAATTGATTATAACAAGATTTTTGATAGTTTCGTTGATATGCTAATGAGTAGTAAATATGGTTCAATGATTGATATGTTCTTGGGTGGTAAAGATGCCCTAGAAGGCTTGCGTGAGCCATTTATAAATAAGCTAGATGCTAAGATTATTAACCTTTTAGATGAGATAGATATTGATACTAATAAAATTTCTCAAAAAGCATCTGAGAAAATAGAAAAACTTATTGATAGTAGACTAGATGAGTTAACGCCGTTAATGGTAAAAGAAATAATTCAACGAATAATTCGTGAACATTTAGGCTGGTTAGTTGTTTGGGGCGGAGTTTTTGGCGGTATAATAGGATTAGTAGCTAGCTTTATTGCTTAG
- a CDS encoding MlaD family protein: MNENSIKNLIAGLFVIFMVFVMVFIGFFLSGGFKNQDTTTFVTNFKSISGLNIGSDVSYKGFNIGKVSDISINKENPKLVSVYMKINSQIPIYKQTVATLQSVGITGQSKVELSLNISEKNTSLDLIDLRKGQIPEIKSKPSQLETILGKVNGIAGSLEEISSKFNKMMSKENIQRFNEFADSLNILLYNLSNSSIYFNRTLMNFNETMIEGQETLTRLNNVVSVLEYDPSTIVRGVTHKDED, encoded by the coding sequence ATGAATGAAAATAGTATAAAAAACCTAATTGCAGGACTATTTGTGATTTTTATGGTATTCGTAATGGTGTTTATAGGTTTTTTTCTATCAGGAGGTTTTAAAAACCAAGATACCACCACATTTGTCACAAACTTCAAAAGTATTTCTGGACTAAATATAGGTTCTGATGTCTCATACAAGGGGTTTAATATCGGTAAAGTATCTGATATTTCAATAAATAAAGAAAACCCTAAACTTGTTAGTGTTTACATGAAAATAAATAGTCAAATTCCTATATATAAACAGACTGTAGCAACTCTACAAAGTGTAGGTATCACAGGCCAATCTAAGGTTGAGCTTTCACTAAACATTTCAGAGAAAAACACTAGCTTGGATTTAATTGACTTAAGAAAAGGTCAAATACCAGAAATAAAATCAAAGCCATCACAGCTTGAAACTATTTTAGGTAAAGTCAATGGCATTGCTGGATCTCTAGAAGAGATCTCTAGTAAGTTTAATAAGATGATGTCTAAGGAAAATATTCAAAGATTCAACGAATTTGCAGATAGTTTGAACATTCTTCTATACAATCTAAGTAATTCATCAATATATTTCAATAGAACTCTTATGAACTTTAATGAAACAATGATCGAAGGACAAGAAACTCTAACTAGACTTAATAATGTAGTTAGTGTTTTGGAATATGATCCTTCGACAATTGTTAGAGGTGTAACCCATAAGGATGAGGATTAG